A genomic window from Glycine soja cultivar W05 chromosome 10, ASM419377v2, whole genome shotgun sequence includes:
- the LOC114370834 gene encoding mavicyanin-like encodes MLSYIFKDMGETRFLKNCTFLMAILTLLSSFLLNHVMASVYTVGDQEEWSSQTNYASWAERYNFSQGDVLVFKYVKGQHNVYEVTEDTFRSCDASSGGVLAKYESGEDQVALSEVKRHWFICNIAGHCLGGMRFGIEVKDGNSVTNSTDVAFNPPIEPTPSHNSCTCYYVSERWRVIENFIPLGLLLLLNYYF; translated from the exons ATGCTATCTTATATTTTCAAGGATATGGGGGAAACacgttttctcaaaaattgtacCTTCTTGATGGCGATTCTTACTTTGCTTTCTAGCTTTCTCTTGAACCATGTCATGGCTAGTGTTTACACTGTTGGTGACCAAGAAGAATGGAGTAGCCAAACAAATTATGCTTCATGGGCAGAGAGATACAATTTTAGCCAAGGCGATGTTCTTG TTTTCAAGTACGTGAAAGGGCAACATAATGTTTATGAAGTGACAGAAGACACGTTCCGATCGTGTGATGCAAGTAGTGGTGGAGTGTTGGCCAAGTATGAGAGTGGAGAAGATCAAGTGGCACTCAGTGAGGTGAAGAGACATTGGTTCATTTGCAACATAGCAGGGCACTGCCTTGGAGGCATGAGGTTTGGAATTGAAGTAAAAGATGGCAACAGTGTTACTAATTCCACGGATGTTGCATTTAACCCACCAATTGAACCAACTCCCTCGCATAATTCTTGTACCTGTTATTATGTGTCTGAAAGATGGAGAGTGATTGAGAATTTTATTCCTTtaggattattattattgttgaactATTACTTTTGA